A genome region from Tolypothrix sp. PCC 7712 includes the following:
- a CDS encoding chloride channel protein yields the protein MPLPVLTQRFRRLWQPRRGLAIAQASVIGIVAALSAVFLKVGSGWLGTWRVHTTHLFPVWLALPLVGMSLGYVSGWLVERFAPEASGSGIPQVKASLANVPITLSWRVAAVKLFSAIIALGSGMTLGRQGPTVQVGAGLAAGMSRWVPTSPDYRRQMIAAGAGAGLAAAFNAPIAGVLFIVEELLQDLSGLTLGTAIIASFIGGVISRLLGGGSLDLNLHLTQSQSQFSIPEIPFFLLLGILAGLFGALFNQGLVFSIKTYRRLHISLPLRVALAGFISGCVIAILPASFRDNTGLREYFITGDANPLLAAIAFVAQFVLTLIAFGSGAPGGLFAPSLILGSCLGHIIGVFESQILGGGLPTTYALAGMGGFFSAVSKVPITAIVIVFEMTTDFNLVLPLMIVCVASYLVAEKVVPGSLYEKLLLLKGITLACNVPVESVMRTLTANNVMQQRVETLDVEMSAEEAIQAFSRSHHRGFPVVEEGKLVGIITQSDLLKIRDRNIPNDTPLREIMTPSPITVTPKHNLSNVLYLLDRYQISRLPVVEGRKLIGIITRADIIRAEADYLNCENATPGPQPEPSYVVYQTRAPNVGRGRLLVTVANPETAATLLQMAAAIARDRHYEIECVQVILVSRHSSPTETQVRTAKSRRLLRQAEVLAKKWRIPVHTQIRVAHDVAQAILETINERHIDLILMGWKGNTSTPGRIFGTVVDSIIRQATCDVMLVKLGNSQQSTVNSQQSFNRWLVPMAGGPNARMAIKLLPALVTLGDDPLIRLTRVFKPSELEPDMTILEQSIRQLIHHRKLSSTVIACPVEADSVSQGVINLVKTEGYDVVVLGASREGLLQQAIQGNIPEAIASGVESTVILVRGAITDI from the coding sequence ATGCCGCTCCCTGTTCTGACTCAGCGCTTTCGTAGACTGTGGCAGCCAAGAAGAGGTTTAGCGATCGCACAAGCATCTGTGATCGGTATTGTCGCTGCTTTATCGGCAGTGTTTTTGAAAGTGGGATCGGGATGGTTGGGGACATGGCGAGTTCATACGACTCACTTGTTTCCGGTATGGTTGGCGTTACCTTTAGTGGGCATGAGTTTGGGGTATGTCTCTGGCTGGTTGGTAGAAAGGTTTGCGCCAGAGGCTTCAGGTAGCGGTATTCCACAAGTTAAAGCTTCGTTGGCTAATGTGCCCATAACTCTATCTTGGCGTGTGGCAGCTGTGAAGCTATTCAGCGCCATTATTGCCTTGGGTTCTGGTATGACTCTAGGACGGCAAGGCCCCACTGTGCAAGTAGGTGCAGGTTTAGCAGCTGGGATGAGTCGTTGGGTTCCCACCTCTCCAGATTACCGCCGACAGATGATTGCAGCAGGTGCGGGTGCAGGTTTGGCAGCTGCGTTTAATGCGCCGATCGCAGGTGTCTTGTTTATTGTGGAAGAGTTACTCCAAGATTTATCAGGACTAACTCTGGGAACTGCAATTATCGCCTCGTTTATTGGTGGGGTAATATCTCGTTTATTGGGTGGCGGTAGTCTAGACTTAAACCTGCATTTAACTCAATCCCAAAGTCAATTTTCCATCCCAGAAATTCCTTTTTTCCTGCTGTTGGGCATTTTAGCTGGATTGTTCGGTGCATTATTTAATCAGGGTTTAGTTTTTAGTATCAAAACTTATCGCCGATTACACATCAGTTTACCGCTCAGAGTAGCTTTAGCAGGTTTTATATCTGGTTGTGTCATCGCTATCCTTCCTGCTTCTTTTCGTGATAATACTGGGTTAAGAGAGTATTTTATTACAGGTGATGCCAATCCTTTATTAGCGGCGATCGCATTTGTGGCGCAGTTCGTTCTTACCTTGATCGCCTTTGGTTCCGGCGCACCTGGAGGTTTATTCGCACCTAGCCTAATTTTAGGTTCTTGTTTAGGGCACATCATTGGTGTATTTGAGTCCCAAATTTTAGGAGGTGGTTTACCTACTACCTACGCTTTAGCGGGAATGGGCGGATTTTTTAGCGCCGTTTCTAAAGTCCCCATCACAGCCATTGTGATTGTGTTTGAGATGACTACCGATTTCAACCTAGTGCTACCTTTAATGATTGTTTGTGTAGCATCTTACTTGGTTGCCGAGAAAGTAGTCCCTGGTTCGCTGTACGAGAAGCTTTTACTGTTAAAAGGTATCACCCTCGCTTGTAATGTTCCTGTAGAGAGCGTCATGAGAACATTAACAGCTAATAATGTGATGCAACAACGAGTAGAAACTCTGGATGTAGAAATGAGTGCAGAGGAGGCTATACAAGCATTCTCACGTTCTCATCACCGGGGATTTCCGGTAGTTGAAGAAGGCAAGCTTGTAGGCATTATTACTCAATCTGATTTACTCAAAATCCGCGATCGCAATATCCCAAATGATACGCCTCTACGGGAGATTATGACACCCAGCCCAATCACGGTCACACCAAAACACAACCTCAGTAATGTGTTGTATTTGCTGGATCGTTATCAAATTAGTCGCCTACCAGTAGTAGAAGGGCGAAAACTGATTGGCATTATTACCCGTGCAGATATTATTCGTGCAGAAGCCGACTATCTCAACTGCGAGAATGCGACACCAGGGCCGCAACCCGAACCATCTTATGTAGTTTACCAAACGCGAGCGCCCAACGTTGGCAGAGGTAGATTACTAGTCACAGTTGCTAACCCCGAAACAGCAGCGACTTTATTACAAATGGCAGCTGCGATCGCCCGCGATCGCCATTATGAAATCGAGTGTGTGCAAGTTATTTTAGTCTCGCGCCACAGTTCCCCCACCGAAACCCAAGTTAGGACAGCCAAAAGTCGCCGCTTACTCAGACAAGCAGAAGTATTAGCCAAAAAGTGGCGCATTCCTGTACATACACAAATCCGCGTCGCCCATGATGTCGCCCAAGCGATTTTAGAGACAATCAACGAACGTCACATTGACCTAATTTTGATGGGTTGGAAAGGTAACACATCTACCCCAGGTAGGATTTTTGGCACAGTTGTCGATAGCATCATTCGCCAAGCTACCTGCGATGTCATGTTAGTCAAATTAGGTAACAGTCAACAGTCAACAGTCAACAGTCAACAGTCATTCAACCGTTGGTTAGTACCTATGGCTGGTGGCCCCAATGCCAGGATGGCGATTAAATTACTTCCAGCTTTAGTGACATTAGGAGACGATCCCCTCATCCGCCTCACCAGGGTATTTAAACCATCGGAATTAGAACCAGACATGACAATTTTAGAACAGTCCATCCGCCAGCTAATTCACCACCGCAAATTATCTAGTACGGTAATTGCTTGCCCAGTTGAAGCTGATTCAGTTTCCCAAGGCGTAATTAACTTAGTAAAAACCGAGGGGTACGATGTAGTAGTTTTAGGCGCTTCCCGAGAAGGGTTATTACAGCAGGCAATTCAAGGTAATATTCCCGAAGCGATCGCTTCTGGTGTAGAAAGTACAGTCATTTTGGTGAGGGGTGCAATTACTGACATTTAA
- a CDS encoding alpha-amylase family glycosyl hydrolase has translation MVQISSAKSEIETQATKAAAGFHTDTVTSETISDVEFLFTRAIEFRQETIYFIIVDRFKDGDPSNNPGAHPELYDPTKQKWGKYWGGDLQGIIDKLDYLKNLGVTAIWISPLFEQVEALQFENAAMHGYWTKDFKRINPRFLATHDDNSLFRCSTFDTLIAGLHERGMKLILDIVCNHSSPDVNGEKGKLYEDGVLIADYYNDVNNWYYHNPEITDWENEEQLLYYEMAGLATFNESNPDYRHYIKTAIKQWLDRGVDALRVDTVKHMPIWFWQEFNSDIQTHKPSVFTFGEWGFSNPNKSSSIKFANESGMSILDFGLCGAIREALAQGLPGGFHLIQDILNLDYLYNTATELITFIDNHDMPRFQSLNSDPALLRLAIAFIMTSRGIPCIYYGTEQYLHNDTNGGNDPYNRPMMEKWDTDTELYQDMQLLSKLRRLNPAVSLGSQKQKYITDNVYCYLRSYRDYRCFVAMNKGAATTINLEHTELEDGEYNCIVTKRQIEVKNGKILGLKLAAKELIVLSYLGERVKGKTIVRAQVNGLKTQPGDTVVVIGDCPELGDWDISKAYALEYINENTWFGEIPFNESAGKAICYKYALWRKNQPPLRENLVSRRWILSDQGTVKWRDTWAS, from the coding sequence ATGGTGCAAATTTCTTCAGCCAAGTCCGAGATTGAAACTCAAGCGACTAAAGCTGCTGCTGGGTTTCATACTGATACAGTTACATCCGAAACTATCTCAGATGTGGAGTTTCTCTTCACCAGAGCAATTGAATTTCGCCAAGAAACAATTTACTTTATCATTGTAGACCGATTTAAGGATGGTGACCCTAGTAATAATCCAGGCGCTCATCCTGAACTGTATGATCCCACGAAGCAAAAGTGGGGTAAATATTGGGGTGGAGATTTGCAAGGAATTATCGATAAATTAGATTACCTAAAAAATCTCGGAGTTACAGCTATTTGGATTTCACCGCTATTTGAGCAAGTAGAAGCATTACAGTTTGAAAATGCGGCGATGCATGGCTACTGGACAAAAGATTTTAAACGCATTAATCCCAGATTCTTAGCTACTCATGACGATAATTCTCTATTTAGATGTAGCACCTTTGATACCTTAATTGCTGGCTTGCATGAGCGAGGTATGAAGCTGATTTTGGATATTGTTTGTAATCACAGTAGCCCAGATGTGAATGGAGAAAAAGGTAAACTTTACGAAGATGGTGTATTAATTGCCGATTATTATAATGATGTTAATAATTGGTATTACCATAATCCCGAAATTACTGATTGGGAAAACGAAGAACAATTACTATATTACGAAATGGCAGGATTAGCAACTTTCAATGAAAGTAATCCTGATTATCGTCATTATATTAAAACTGCAATTAAGCAATGGTTAGACCGAGGCGTTGATGCTTTACGAGTTGATACAGTCAAGCATATGCCGATTTGGTTTTGGCAAGAATTTAATAGCGATATCCAAACTCATAAACCTTCTGTATTTACTTTTGGCGAATGGGGTTTTAGCAATCCCAATAAGAGTAGCTCAATTAAATTTGCTAACGAGTCTGGAATGTCAATTTTAGACTTTGGTTTATGTGGTGCAATTCGCGAAGCCTTAGCACAAGGATTACCAGGCGGATTTCATTTAATTCAAGATATTTTGAACCTTGATTATCTCTACAATACAGCTACAGAACTGATTACCTTTATTGATAATCATGATATGCCGCGATTTCAAAGTCTCAATTCAGATCCAGCACTGTTGCGGCTAGCGATCGCATTCATTATGACTAGTCGCGGCATTCCTTGTATTTATTACGGAACTGAGCAATATCTCCATAACGATACTAATGGCGGTAACGATCCTTATAATCGTCCCATGATGGAAAAGTGGGACACAGATACAGAGCTTTACCAGGATATGCAATTATTATCTAAATTGCGGCGTTTAAACCCTGCTGTATCTCTGGGTAGCCAAAAACAGAAATATATTACCGATAATGTCTATTGTTATTTACGGAGTTATCGAGATTATCGCTGTTTTGTAGCCATGAATAAAGGTGCTGCCACTACTATTAATTTGGAGCATACAGAATTAGAAGATGGGGAATATAACTGTATTGTTACCAAGCGCCAAATTGAAGTTAAAAATGGCAAAATTTTAGGGCTAAAATTGGCTGCAAAAGAGTTAATTGTCCTCAGCTATTTAGGTGAGCGAGTCAAAGGAAAAACCATTGTGAGAGCGCAGGTAAATGGCTTAAAGACACAACCAGGCGATACAGTTGTCGTAATTGGTGATTGTCCAGAGTTAGGCGATTGGGATATTAGCAAAGCTTACGCTTTAGAATATATCAATGAAAACACTTGGTTTGGGGAAATTCCGTTTAATGAAAGCGCGGGTAAAGCCATATGTTATAAATATGCGCTTTGGCGAAAAAATCAACCACCATTGCGCGAAAATCTGGTTAGCCGTCGCTGGATTTTAAGCGATCAAGGTACTGTTAAATGGCGTGATACTTGGGCGAGTTAA